A single Chryseobacterium sp. DNA region contains:
- a CDS encoding DUF6452 family protein, translating into MKYFKFLILTCLLGMLFSCGGDDDICESGEGTPRMKVAFKSLESGKEQTLDSLYVAVDYGSGKVQLGGLGKLDSRLIPLRVDDSPYTDVYFRLTNKGAEAKVRVKYTTKSTYVSPGCGIKKSYENLTSELITPTPVKNLEVGLNQIENEDKTNLFLLF; encoded by the coding sequence ATGAAATACTTTAAATTTCTCATACTCACTTGTTTGCTGGGAATGCTTTTTTCCTGTGGCGGAGATGATGACATCTGTGAAAGCGGAGAGGGAACTCCAAGAATGAAGGTTGCATTCAAATCATTGGAATCTGGAAAAGAACAAACATTGGACTCGTTGTATGTAGCGGTAGATTATGGTTCCGGAAAAGTGCAGCTGGGCGGACTTGGGAAGCTGGATTCCAGGCTTATTCCTTTAAGGGTAGACGATTCACCTTATACCGATGTATACTTTAGACTCACCAATAAGGGCGCTGAAGCCAAAGTAAGGGTTAAATATACGACTAAGTCTACGTATGTTTCTCCCGGATGCGGAATCAAGAAATCTTATGAGAATTTAACTTCAGAATTAATAACTCCGACTCCTGTTAAAAATCTGGAAGTAGGACTAAATCAAATAGAGAATGAAGACAAGACTAATCTTTTCCTTCTTTTTTAG